Proteins found in one Toxotes jaculatrix isolate fToxJac2 chromosome 18, fToxJac2.pri, whole genome shotgun sequence genomic segment:
- the tnrc18 gene encoding trinucleotide repeat-containing gene 18 protein isoform X2 has translation MDGRDFGPPRSVHVPPPLLAGLAMESHRLGAAAAAGRIPPSPGHLGASHPPPLHSGKFLPSAINLHPHHSDAFPSGSGPFLSGYPGPSTLTSDPAYRSANPSSLQMAQLWASHAHEGYTPLSGSLYSSPYLSLGHLDPPSLSQHPLYDSHKAAPSSSTPPQRTSRECGRDRSYRAERERERERSREEQRPHSVVDLTQDGRSEEDRRARSGDREREKERDRDTERERDGWSFHPHLHQHKSHSQSSTVEARSRPSPPQPFFPPSGGASRFHGPETDRGGRDEEGGSRPHHSHNSNTNSNNSNSQSDRQRRNDSVATSAGTLHISYVLPPALQPSVAGLHHPSTPREPIREQRVSAPTYVPSVEVYDERAGPIQIASQARDNKHGDKHRDRERDRERERERDRERERERDRERERERDRERERDRDRDRERERDRERERERDRERESYRFPERSLMDHPRLSQSCDSSNQREEGSVICSNGSIGKRGQDTPFSSSQSRFSPETRDISKHSIRLGIERAGAEPKWNNMSPLANYATSHMAALAAQHGHTLSSPHGQQTHTQMSHSPHTTQRPNSNAHSHNHSPQTHPSQHGHGRSGEEVSQRRYLDPSALYRPGGSLVGASGGERGGGASSDPTEVSAMQSLIKYSGNFTAEGPGSSRLASDGRGPFGGLGNVGMEAEREREREKERERERERERDRERVVVGSGGSGALRVPPQLKREQEQPDSARSFGREGEGEVRHPPVGIAVAVARQRDSGSTSKPTSGPSDTQRPLLQTAIKDEERGEDRARHHDDRLLAGRLEREQEKVLRESKELAEFTQMHPAPLSSGLTPSMMTPSLMTPNLMVTGGAALAGAGRWPPDPSTLTSHPWMPRPGAPPVWLSSTPFSLGPSSLHQTLPPAYPPSLPGSLPPSYQFARDPQSGQLIVIPTEHLPHYGGDVLERGAPVWSGVYGTGSSLQHAAQLQLLSQQQILRQQELLMIQQHTAQVLELQRNAQLVERLKATEHRPEIEHKADKRTADPKPRPSSISSPSPSPVLHPRKPPPPSRSPTPSTSSLTPLPQLPSPVTTLKSEEGGQRVLPHPPVPLPHPPSPRSASPPPSSPRRPKQEAAEEGEVGPREQREGQKSASAPFQGMYSDLPPGYPYQSITAPFGSPFPPYHIPAPTGANTELVPPRRSRSPASAAPLPSAHLHPRLLDTDIKPQKLEPSKTGSFLKQEPGVERPQLDVTPEPLGPLRRSCSPVRASQDRETDREAPKPQPQPLPLHVPSPPPQQGERLKEVRKDEKEGGQIKMEVSSYSCQAAYPLPLPLAEAEPKPKDPERTRYSSCIAAETDSQESVQKCASLEQTTSTVCEQEQPDTPIDSHTPNQKESVAETPVYPPPTSNSPLPLVIGPEDPMAGMLALLTASEMATQARPSTPPAPILIPQIENPPVVADCSSAGPLEMVALEGMALLSQMAQREMEHISQEQDLTLEGLDCLLEASRQILLEAIEKQSHIDLPRTLDPSKKYSWRQRKEEPLYSKMSVDMLDTVEVEYRVRLAELQKTYKEKQRELSKLQRRRDKHERQQQEDERRSLTRRGRGRPRKRKHLATPPKLDSRPGKVGRTVQYSEDSEAGEGQRKRFRVSREEEETEAGSGAVKVKKKKKKTKSWNDQEPSTSHALEVLKAKRGHVCEQEQLASDLDRALSLSQLSSLSASRKLTSGTKLDKSKGKSADSRMKDRAVHSPVKGGKHKMAAKASTSETVQKVKGQKKTALFSPVRSELSSCSNNSDSEEHISARGGWPPLSGTRSHGNLTRKRRSASSPTSLLSSQKSQKKKHKHLSLLLEEAGLSSSDDSFDQETSEDDDEEESDSDDGGCEESGLGLLARFAASALPVSSAPLSLLHDGKHRSRQSTLGSSECEWSDSGSDLRLRKFPSLLHGKRSAPELPLLPPATRRTDQTSPTKREEALPVKRKPLPKPRPSPRSPRRFSFDLAVGSGLGGFSEDEGWNRRRSERIFLHDATTSASQMSVPTPGSTSQSSSSSSSSAPPLTPKPASRPKPTPPSREGKDVVKKKKLKDSPLPVSPSTLCSPITDGPVPLSLSPARKSQPKAKTKAREPSRGAVSRLMESMAADEDFEPNQDSSFSEDELLPPRSVSSNSVARSSTPAPVQCVLDKDSLVDGLRVLIPMDDQLLYAGHVNTVHSPDIYSVVVEGERGNRPHIYCLEQLLQEAIIDVKPPSVRYLPEGTRIAAYWSQQYRCLYPGTVVNGSSDIDENDDFITVEFDDGDTGRIPLSHIRLLPPDYKIHCAEPSPALLVASCSRRRVRKCSKEGKEAGTKPEETTPKVKGKPGRKPKPKPESSANPDSREKTDPLPSSTQPAERPQAPAKPAQDRTSSVQKTGQEKPRPASRPTMGTQAKPGRKSSTTSPTSSPTLSSPVPRKSSSAQPPASKPARTLPPSLYPSTYGKVLTVDLYSEPNLSSYNNQRRERENASSVSPTTNRPLSRPMATSTTTKPSSSSTPRPTSASTPKLKPSSDHHSCSRPSLSSGLIPSPISRLSTGKPGSSLTPRPSSSSLSSSSSSSSAPRPKLKMPSEQLSSSSRPSPISRPKPSPGQSDGGSAVRRKPLSAEPLVKLDHEGVTSPKTKKTKALMLLEGRGVRRDHTPITAASSNQKLLKAKLRAPDRDTGLPEKDSTSKAPMLAKEKTDSRGSGGRGQEMDTREEKVKKEERKEVEKREERKMKEESQSSSSSESEEEGDKGKMKKKKKCTSSCSSSSSSCSGSSSSSSSSSSSSSSSSTDDSSCSSDEERTPTPPPGPVSSPPVQDKLKEETKEEEEEEVKKEVKTEVKTEEDELSPPSQRPSPSTSPTPAAPAPTKPGKPATGKGSGQRGRPPKPKPSGGEGKVGRPKRREGVHLPTTKELAKRQRLPSVENRPKISAFLPARQLWKWFGKPTQRRGMKGKAKKLFYKAIVRGREMIRIGDCAVFLSAGRPNLPFIGRIQSMWESWGSNMVVRVNWFYHPEETNPGKKLTDKKNWDQICGQSLPGALHSSIQRKDFMERALYQSSHSDENDVQTVSHKCLVVSVEEYEQMTHTRRYADSEDLYYLAGTYEPTTGMIFNTDGVPVIC, from the exons GTGATGCCTTCCCTTCAGGCTCCGGTCCCTTTCTGTCAGGTTACCCAGGCCCCtccaccctgacctctgaccctgcgTACAGATCGGCCAATCCCAGCAGTTTGCAGATGGCTCAGCTCTGGGCATCACACGCTCACGAAG gCTACACTCCGCTGTCAGGCAGCCTGTATTCCAGCCCCTACCTGTCCCTGGGGCACCTCGATCCTCCCTCGCTCTCCCAGCACCCTCTCTACGATTCACATAAAG CCGCCCCGTCCAGCTCCACACCGCCCCAGAGGACATCCCGGGAGTGTGGTAGGGACCGGTCCTACCGggcggagagggagagggagcgagagaggtCAAGAGAGGAGCAGCGGCCACACAGCGTGGTAGACCTGACGCAAGACGGGAGGAGCGAGGAGGACCGCAGGGCGAGGAGCGGAGACCGGGAacgagagaaagaaagggaccgggacacagagagagaaagagacgggTGGTCTTTCCATCCTCACCTCCACCAGCACAAATCCCACTCTCAGTCCTCCACGGTGGAGGCCAGATCCAGGCCATCACCTCCACAGCCCTTCTTCCCTCCAAGTGGGGGTGCGAGCAGGTTCCATGGACCAGAAACTGACAGAGGGGGTCGGGATGAAGAGGGCGGCTCTCGACCCCATCACAGCCATAACTCTAACACGAACTCAAATAATTCAAactctcagtcagacagacagaggaggaatgaCTCTGTGGCCACTTCAGCTGGGACTCTTCACATCTCCTACGTCCTTCCCCCTGCACTCCAGCCCTCTGTCGCTGGTCTGCACCACCCCTCCACACCCAGAGAGCCTATCAGAGAGCAGCGAGTCAGCGCACCGACATATGTGCCTTCTGTGGAGGTTTATGACGAGCGGGCCGGGCCCATCCAGATCGCCTCGCAGGCCCGTGACAACAAACACGGTGACAaacacagggacagagaaagagacagagaacgaGAGCGTGAAAGAGACAGGGAGCGCGAacgggagagagacagggagcgCGAacgggagagagacagggagcgCGAACGAGATAGAGACAGGGACCGCGAacgggagagagacagggagcgTGAacgggagagagacagggagagggagagctaCAGGTTTCCTGAGAGGAGCCTGATGGATCATCCTCGACTCTCCCAGTCTTGCGATTCAAGCAATCAAAGAGAGGAAGGTTCTGTCATTTGTTCCAATGGTTCCATTGGTAAACGAGGCCAGGACACACCGTTCTCGTCCAGTCAATCAAGGTTCAGCCCAGAAACCAGGGACATCTCTAAACACTCAATCCGGTTGGGTATAGAGCGGGCAGGGGCGGAGCCTAAGTGGAATAACATGAGCCCGTTGGCTAACTATGCTACAAGTCACATGGCTGCTCTGGCAGCCCAACAcggacacacactctcctcgCCCCACggccagcagacacacacacaaatgtcccATTCCCCTCACACAACTCAACGTCCCAACAGTAACGCACACTCCCACAACCATTCCCCCCAGACACACCCCTCTCAACACGGACACGGGCGCTCAGGAGAGGAGGTTAGTCAGAGACGCTATCTGGACCCATCAGCTCTCTACCGACCTGGGGGGTCACTGGTGGGAGCCAGTGGTGGAGAGCGAGGTGGGGGGGCCAGCTCAGACCCCACAGAGGTCTCAGCCATGCAGAGTCTGATTAAATACAGTGGAAATTTCACTGCTGAAGGTCCTGGGTCCTCCAGGCTTGCCTCGGATGGCCGAGGGCCCTTTGGTGGTCTGGGTAACGTCGGCATGGAAgccgaaagagagagagagagggaaaaagaaagagagcgggaaagagagagagagagagatagggaaAGGGTAGTAGTTGGATCAGGTGGTTCAGGGGCGTTGAGGGTCCCTCCCCAGctgaagagagagcaggagcagcCGGACAGCGCCCGCTCGTTTGGCCGGGAGGGTGAGGGCGAGGTACGCCACCCTCCCGTTGGCATTGCTGTCGCTGTGGCCCGTCAGAGAGACAGTGGGAGCACCAGTAAACCAACCAGTGGAccttcagacacacagagacccCTGCTGCAAACAGCTAttaaag ATGAGGAACGAGGGGAGGACCGTGCTCGTCACCATGATGACAGGCTGCTGGCCGGACGACTGGAGCGCGAGCAGGAGAAAGTGCTCAG AGAGTCCAAAGAGCTGGCAGAGTTTACGCAGATGCATCCTGCCCCTTTGTCTAGCGGCCTGACGCCCAGTATGATGACACCCAGCCTCATGACCCCCAACCTTATGGTGACAGGAGGGGCTGCCCTAGCAGGGGCGGGGCGTTGGCCTCCAGACCCGTCAACCCTGACTTCTCACCCCTGGATGCCCCGACCCGGAGCCCCCCCTGTCTGGCTCTCCAGCACACCGTTCA GTCTCGGTCCCTCCTCGCTCCACCAGACCCTCCCCCCAGCCTACCCGCCCTCTCTGCCTGGCTCCTTACCCCCTTCCTACCAGTTTGCCAGGGACCCACAGTCTGGACAGCTAATAGTCATCCCTACTGAACACCTGCCACACTACG GAGGTGATGTGCTGGAGCGTGGAGCCCCAGTGTGGTCGGGGGTATACGGTACAGGCAGCTCGTTGCAGCACGCAgcccagctccagctcctctctCAGCAGCAGATTCTCCGGCAACAGGAGCTGCTCATGATCCAGCAGCACACAGCGCAGGTCCTGGAGTTGCAGAGGAACGCACAGCTAGTT GAGCGTTTAAAGGCCACCGAGCACCGGCCAGAGATAGAACACAAAGCAGACAAGCGGACTGCAGACCCCAAACCCAGACCCTCCTCTATATCTTCCCCGTCTCCTTCACCCGTTTTGCATCCTCGCAAACCTCCCCCTCCGTCTCGATCTCCAACCCCGTCCACGTCCTCCCTCACTCCGCTGCCTCAGCTACCCTCGCCAGTGACCACCCTCAAGTCAGAGGAAGGGGGCCAGAGAGTGTTGCCGCACCCACCGGTGCCCCTGCCTCACCCGCCTTCCCCCCGCTCAGCTTCTCCGCCCCCATCCTCGCCACGGCGGCCTAAACAGGAGGCAgctgaggagggggaggtgggaCCGAGGGAGCAAAGGGAGGGACAGAAGTCGGCCTCTGCACCCTTTCAGGGCATGTACTCTG ATCTCCCTCCCGGGTACCCTTACCAGTCCATCACTGCCCCATTTGGCTCTCCATTCCCCCCTTATCACATCCCAGCACCCACAGGGGCAAACACAGAACTTGTCCCACCCCGCCGGTCCCGCTCTCCAGCCTCAGCTGCCCCTTTGCCTTCAGCACACCTCCATCCAAGGCTTCTGGACACAGACATAAAGCCACAGAAATTAGAGCCATCAAAGACGGGATCTTTCCTCAAACAGGAACCCGGTGTGGAGCGGCCTCAGCTGGACGTGACACCAGAACCTCTGGGTCCCCTTCGCCGGAGCTGCAGCCCTGTCCGTGCCAgccaggacagagagacagacagggaagcCCCGAAGCCCCAGCCTCAGCCGCTACCTCTGCACGTCCCCAGTCCTCCACCACAACAAGGTGAAAGGCTGAAAGAAGTCAGGAAGGATGAGAAGGAAGGAGGCCAAATTAAAATGGAAGTGTCATCTTATTCATGTCAAGCAGCATATCCTCTACCCCTTCCCCTCGCAGAAGCTGAGCCTAAACCCAAGGACCCAGAGCGAACACGTTATTCATCATGCATCGCTGCGGAGACAGACAGCCAGGAATCTGTTCAGAAGTGTGCGTCACTCGAGCAAACCACCAGCACTGTGTGTGAACAAGAACAGCCAGACACTCCAATCGACTCGCACACTCCCAATCAGAAAGAAAGTGTTGCTGAAACCCCCGTTTatcctcctcccacctccaaCTCTCCGCTCCCGCTGGTCATTGGTCCTGAGGATCCCATGGCAGGGATGCTTGCCCTGCTGACAGCCAGTGAGATGGCCACCCAGGCCCGCCCCAGCACCCCACCTGCCCCGATACTCATACCGCAGATAGAAAACCCTCCTGTGGTTGCAGATTGCAGCAGCGCGGGGCCTCTGGAGATGGTGGCGCTGGAGGGCATGGCCCTGCTCAGCCAAATGGctcagagagagatggagcacATCAGCCAGGAGCAAG ATCTGACATTAGAGGGCCTGGATTGTCTTCTTGAGGCAAGCAGACAGATTCTGTTGGAGGCCATAGAGAAACAGTCCCACATAGACCTGCCCAGAACACTGGACCCCAGCAAGAAGTACagctggaggcagaggaaggaggagccG CTGTATAGTAAGATGTCTGTGGACATGTTGGACACAGTGGAAGTGGAATACCGTGTCCGCCTGGCTGAGCTGCAGAAGACATAtaaggagaagcagagagagctgaGCAAGCTGCAGAGACGCAGAGACAAGCA tgagcggcagcagcaggaggatgaGAGGCGGAGTCTTACCAGACGGGGCAGAGGGCGACCcaggaagagaaaacatttgGCCACACCTCCCAAACTGGACAGCAGGCCTGGAAA GGTGGGTAGGACAGTGCAATACTCTGAGGACTCTGAAGCtggagaaggacagaggaagaggttcCGGGTGtccagagaagaggaggagacggaggCAGGAAGTGGAGCAGTGAAagttaaaaagaagaaaaagaagacgaAGAGCTGGAACGACCAGGAGCCATCCACCAGTCATGCTCTGGAG GTGTTGAAGGCGAAGCGCGGccatgtgtgtgagcaggagcAGCTGGCGTCAGACCTCGACAGAGCTCTTTCACTTTCGCAGCTCAGCTCACTCAGCGCATCCCGCAAACTCACCTCCGGCACAAAGTTAGACAAGTCGAAGGGCAAGTCCGCTGACAGCCGGATGAAGGACCGGGCCGTCCATTCCCCTGtcaaaggagggaaacacaaGATGGCCGCCAAGGCTTCCACTTCAGAGACCGTCCAGAAGGTGAAAGGTCAGAAGAAGACTGCTTTGTTCTCTCCTGTGAGATCAGAGCTCAGCAGCTGCTCCAACA ACTCTGATTCAGAGGAGCACATTTCTGCTCGAGGGGGCTGGCCCCCTCTCTCAGGGACACGTTCCCATGGCAACCTAACCAGGAAGAGGCGGTCTGCGTCATCGCCGACATCCCTGCTGTCCAGTCAGAAGTCtcagaagaagaaacacaagcacttatccctgctgctggaggaagcGGGCCTCAGCTCCTCTGACGACTCCTTCGACCAAG AAACCTCAGAGGACGATGACGAGGAAGAGTCTGACTCAGACGATGGCGGCTGTGAGGAGAGCGGGCTGGGTCTGCTGGCCAGGTTTGCGGCAAGCGCGCTCCCCGTCAGCTCGGCCCCTTTGAGCCTCCTCCATGACGGCAAACACCGCAGCAGGCAGAGCACTCTGG GTTCTTCAGAATGCGAGTGGTCAGACTCTGGCTCAGACTTGCGCTTGAGGAAGttcccctctctgctgcacGGCAAACGCTCCGCCCCAGAGCTCCCCCTGTTGCCCCCAGCAACCCGCCGCACTGACCAGACCAGCCCCACCAAGCGAGAAGAAGCGCTGCCAGTCAAACGCAAGCCTCTGCCCAAACCGCGCCCCTCGCCTCGGTCACCCCGGAGGTTTAGCTTTGACCTCGCCGTTGGCTCTGGGCTCGGAGGCTTCAGCGAGGATGAGGGCTGGAACCGACGACGCAGCGAGAGGATTTTTCTGCACGATGCCACCACCTCAGCCAGTCAGATGTCTGTGCCAACCCCTGGTTCCACCAGTCagagctcctcctcttcttccagcTCGGCCCCACCTCTCACCCCGAAGCCTGCCTCCAGACCTAAACCCACTCCGCCCAGCAGAGAAGGGAAAGATGTGGTGAAA AAAAAGAAGCTGAAGGACTCTCCTCTGCCTGTGAGCCCGTCCACCCTGTGCAGTCCAATCACAGACGGCCCTGTGCCTCTGAGCCTCAGCCCGGCACGCAAGAGCCAACCAAAAGCCAAGACCAAGGCCAGAGAG CCTTCCAGGGGAGCGGTGAGCCGGCTGATGGAGAGCATGGCGGCGGACGAAGACTTTGAGCCCAACCAGGACAGCAGCTTCAGCGAAGACGAACTCCTCCCACCACGCAGCGTGTCCAGCAACAGCGTGGCGAGGTCCTCCACACCTG ctccagtgcagtgtgtgttggaCAAGGATTCTCTGGTGGACGGACTCAGAGTTTTGATCCCGATGGACGACCAACTACTGTACGCCGGACATGTGAACACTGTACACTCCCCTGACAT ATACAGCGTGGTagtggagggggagagagggaaccGACCACACATCTACTGTCTGGAACAACTGCTGCAGGAAGCT ATCATCGATGTGAAGCCTCCATCTGTGCGCTATCTCCCAGAGGGCACCCGCATCGCTGCCTACTGGAGCCAGCAGTACCGCTGCCTTTACCCTGGCACTGTAGTCAATG GAAGTTCAGATATTGACGAGAATGATGATTTCATCACGGTGGAGTTCGACGATGGCGACACAGGCCGCATCCCCCTCTCCCACATCAGACTGCTGCCGCCAGACTACAAGATCCACt GCGCTGAGCCGTCCCCTGCGCTGCTCGTGGCCAGCTGCTCCAGGAGGAGAGTGCGCAAGTGCAGCAAAGAGGGCAAAGAGGCAGGAACAAAGCCAGAGGAGACCACCCCAAAGGTCAAAGGAAAACCTGGTCGcaaacccaaacccaaaccAG AGTCCTCTGCAAACCCAGATAGCCGGGAGAAAACTGATCCTCTGCCTTCCTCCACCCAGCCTGCAGAGAGACCTCAGGCTCCTGCTAAACCTGCCCAGGACAGGACCTCCTCTGTCCAGAAGACAGGTCAGGAGAAGCCCCGCCCTGCGTCCCGGCCAACAATGGGAACCCAAGCAAAACCAGGCCGCAAAAGCTCCACCACGTCCCCCACAAGTAGCCCTACTCTTTCCAGCCCGGTGCCCAGGAAGAGCAGCTCGGCCCAGCCTCCTGCTTCTAAACCAGCCcgcactctccctccctccctctaccCCTCCACCTACGGGAAAGTCCTGACTGTGGATCTGTACAGCGAGCCCAACCTCAGCTCGTACAACAACCAgcgcagagaaagagagaacgcCAGCAGTGTCAGTCCCACCACCAACAGACCCCTGTCCAGACCCATGGCAACATCCACCACAACCAAGCCCAGTTCTTCATCCACACCGAGGCCCACCTCAGCCTCCACACCCAAGCTTAAACCCTCCTCAGACCACCACAGCTGCTCCAGACCCAGCCTCAGCTCTGGACTCATACCCAGCCCTATCTCCAGGCTTTCAACAGGCAAGCCAGGCTCTTCTCTGACTCCCAGaccttcatcatcctcattgtcatcatcatcatcatcatcatctgcccCCAGACCCAAATTAAAGATGCCATCCGAGCAGCTGTCCTCCAGCTCCAGACCCAGCCCCATCTCCAGGCCCAAGCCCAGTCCTGGGCAAAGTGACGGGGGCTCGGCGGTGAGACGGAAGCCCCTGTCTGCAGAGCCCCTCGTGAAGCTGGACCACGAAGGTGTCACCTCGCCCAAGACCAAGAAGACCAAGGCTCTGATGTTGCTAGAGGGTCGGGGCGTCAGACGAGATCACACTCCCATCACTGCAGCCTCGTCCAATCAAAAGCTGCTGAAAGCTAAGCTGAGAGCTCCAGATAGAGACACTGGCCTGCCAGAGAAGGACTCCACCTCCAAAGCACCAATGCTGGCTAAGGAGAAGACAGACAGTCGTGGAAGTGGTGGTAGAGGACAGGAGATGGacaccagagaggagaaagttaaaaaagaagagagaaaggaggtagagaaaagagaggagagaaagatgaaagaggaaTCTCAGAGTAGCAGCAGCTCGGAGTCAGAAGAAGAAGGCgacaaagggaaaatgaagaaaaagaagaaatgcacCTCaagctgctcttcctcctcttcatcctgttctggttcctcctcatcttcttcatcatcttcgTCCTCgtcgtcctcttcctccaccgacgactcctcctgcagctcagaTGAAGAGAGGACCCCTACGCCTCCACCAGGCCCCGTCTCTTCGCCTCCAGTGCAGGACAAATTGAAAGAAGAgactaaagaagaagaggaagaggaggtgaagaaggagGTAAAAACTGAGGTAAAAACGGAGGAGGATGAACTCTCTCCTCCCTCGCAACGTCCTTCCCCGTCAACTTCTCCgactcctgctgctcctgctcccaCTAAACCTGGTAAGCCAGCCACCGGGAAGGGCTCTGGGCAGAGGGGTCGTCCCCCGAAACCGAAGCccagtggaggagaaggaaaagtgGGGAGACCAAAGCGGAGAGAGGGAGTCCACCTCCCGACCACCAAGGAGCTGGCTAAACGCCAGAGGCTTCCCAGTGTGGAGAACAGGCCCaaaatttctgcttttcttccagCCAGACAGCTCTGGAAGTGGTTTGGGAAACCCACTCAG AGACGTGGTATGAAGGGCAAGGCTAAGAAGCTCTTCTATAAGGCCATTGTTCGCGGCAGAGAGATGATCCGCATCGGTGACTGTGCCGTGTTCCTGTCTGCTGGCCGGCCCAACCTGCCCTTCATTGGACGCATCCAGAGCATGTGGGAGTCCTGGGGCAGCAACATGGTTGTCAGGGTCAACTGGTTCTATCATCCAGAGGAGACAAACCCCGGCAAGAAACTCACTGACAAGAAG AACTGGGATCAGATTTGCGGTCAGTCTTTACCAGGAGCTCTGCACTCTTCTATCCAGAGGAAAGACTTCATGGAA CGCGCCCTGTACCAGTCGTCTCACAGCGACGAGAACGACGTGCAGACGGTTAGCCACAAGTGCCTGGTGGTAAGTGTGGAAGAGTATGAGCAAATGACCCACACGCGCCGCTACGCCGACAGCGAAGACCTCTACTACCTGGCCGGCACCTACGAACCCACCACTGGCATGATCTTCAACACCGACGGAGTGCCAGTCATCTGCTAA